A region of Huiozyma naganishii CBS 8797 chromosome 12, complete genome DNA encodes the following proteins:
- the TGL5 gene encoding triacylglycerol lipase (similar to Saccharomyces cerevisiae TGL4 (YKR089C) and TGL5 (YOR081C); ancestral locus Anc_5.690): MKSAYPVTQYLIERYYESRGSLIPDGLHLKDHRSSEELFNDITSPGLVAGSMVTSNGDSGGSPEDSEESIGEEFSLPELPSESLFVRWFTRINSVLSMGTNSYGYATDLKIKDLQMEQAQAISYLQWRATGLRLDELMGLEDWKLEPKNDLYDYDMIAGLTRQLRECRINEDYAKLLYLIRINWVRHLGNMGDVNLYTHCNVGTKTIIEEYLEESELDLHALLLQDELDASYVLGILQQTKRNIGKSALVLSGGATFGLFHIGVIAVLFEAQLIPKVISGTSAGAIVASIFCVHTREEIPSLLANVLDMEFNIFKDEKDKSSSEDFLLKLSRFLKGGSWFESKHLMNTMIKFLGNMTFKEAYYRTGKILNITVSSASIFEQPRVLNNLTASNVLIWSAVCASCSVPGIFPATPLYEKDPKTGETREWLGEKSTKFLDGSVDNDLPTSRLSEMFNVDHIIACQVNPHVFPLLKTSNSCVGGQVQNRLSTMFKSTMTDLYKTVSNELIYMLEMSGELGIAPVVMAKMRSVLSQKYTGNITILPDLNMLLKFDELLKNPSRTFLLEETTLGARATWPKVSMIKNNCGQEFALDRSITFLQTKVLMSSAIKNSLQFVDGSFGLVRLSDDQSVHNKNKNKTKDNDIEENRDTGRQILEDNLFETEARNALMFIRKSNDTSDRRLRSMSLKVDRPTNIDVNDHLTLDLPNRPPVRSGKSISFSSIPSTRSRRSGTLQANMIRNNERDMKSVIERKRMNQGSPTRLIPELTAPKPQNMHFKPKVLEQQNTHKFNRSLQQKEKNT; this comes from the coding sequence ATGAAGAGTGCGTATCCGGTAACACAGTACCTGATAGAGCGGTACTACGAGTCCCGCGGGTCTCTCATCCCGGACGGCCTGCATTTAAAAGACCACAGGAGCAGCGAGGAGTTATTCAATGACATTACGTCGCCTGGACTAGTCGCTGGTAGCATGGTGACCTCCAATGGGGATAGTGGTGGCAGTCCCGAGGACTCCGAGGAGTCGATAGGGGAAGAGTTTAGTCTGCCTGAACTTCCGTCGGAGTCCCTGTTTGTCAGATGGTTTACAAGGATTAACAGCGTGCTTTCAATGGGCACCAACAGTTACGGTTACGCTACAGACCTCAAGATCAAAGATTTGCAAATGGAGCAAGCACAGGCGATCTCGTACCTACAGTGGAGGGCTACTGGTCTTAGGCTGGATGAACTTATGGGACTTGAAGACTGGAAGTTGGAACCAAAGAACGATTTGTACGACTACGATATGATCGCGGGGTTGACCCGTCAGTTGCGGGAATGCAGGATAAACGAGGATTACGCTAAATTACTTTATCTCATAAGAATCAACTGGGTACGGCATTTGGGGAACATGGGAGACGTTAACTTGTACACACACTGCAATGTCGGGACAAAGACAATCATCGAGGAGTATCTCGAAGAATCCGAATTAGACCTGCATGCGCTCTTGCTACAGGATGAACTGGATGCAAGCTACGTGCTTGGTATTTTACAACAGACGAAGCGTAACATTGGTAAATCTGCGTTGGTGTTGAGTGGTGGGGCGACTTTTGGACTGTTCCATATTGGTGTTATCGCCGTTCTATTCGAGGCACAGCTAATACCGAAAGTTATTAGTGGGACAAGTGCAGGTGCAATTGTTGCCAGTATTTTCTGCGTTCACACCAGGGAAGAGATACCGAGTCTTCTTGCCAATGTCCTAGACATGGAGTTtaatatcttcaaagatgaaAAGGACAAGTCGTCTAGCGAAGATTTCCTCCTAAAATTGTCGAGGTTTTTGAAAGGTGGCTCGTGGTTTGAGAGCAAGCATTTGATGAACACTATGATTAAGTTCTTGGGTAATAtgactttcaaagaagcatACTATAGAACTGGGAAAATACTCAACATTACAGTGTCCTCGGCATcaatctttgaacaacCAAGAGTGCTCAACAACTTAACAGCATCGAACGTATTGATTTGGTCCGCGGTGTGCGCATCGTGTTCAGTACCAGGAATATTCCCAGCAACTCCGCTGTACGAAAAAGACCCCAAAACGGGGGAAACTCGTGAATGGTTGGGTGAGAAGTCTACCAAGTTTCTGGATGGCTCTGTCGATAATGATCTACCAACGTCAAGACTATCTGAGATGTTCAATGTCGACCACATCATTGCATGTCAAGTGAACCCTCACGTATTCCCCTTATTAAAGACGTCGAACTCTTGTGTTGGGGGTCAGGTGCAGAACAGGTTGAGCACCATGTTTAAGTCAACTATGACAGACCTTTACAAAACTGTATCCAATGAGCTCATTTACATGCTCGAAATGAGTGGCGAGTTGGGGATCGCCCCTGTCGTTATGGCGAAGATGAGGTCTGTTCTATCTCAAAAATACACAGGCAATATTACGATTTTACCGGATCTGAATATGTTACTGAAATTTGATGAACTACTGAAAAACCCTTCACGTACTTTTTTACTTGAGGAAACCACCTTGGGAGCTCGTGCAACGTGGCCTAAAGTATCGATGATCAAAAATAATTGTGGACAAGAGTTCGCGCTCGATAGATCAATCACATTTCTACAAACAAAGGTCCTGATGTCGTCGGCCATTAAGAACTCCTTACAGTTTGTTGACGGCTCTTTCGGACTTGTAAGGCTCAGTGATGACCAAAGTGTGCACAAtaagaacaaaaacaaaactaAAGATAATGACATAGAAGAGAATAGGGACACTGGAAGACAAATCTTAGAGGATAATCTGTTCGAGACAGAAGCTCGGAACGCCCTCATGTTTATTAGGAAGAGCAATGATACTTCTGATAGGAGACTGCGGTCGATGAGCTTGAAGGTCGACAGACCAACTAACATTGACGTTAACGATCACCTCACGTTGGACCTGCCGAACCGACCCCCGGTCCGTAGCGGCAAGTCGATATCGTTCTCATCCATAccaagtacaagaagtAGGAGATCAGGTACCTTGCAGGCAAATATGATCCGGAACAACGAAAGGGACATGAAATCTGTGATAGAAAGGAAACGAATGAACCAGGGGTCTCCCACGCGACTGATTCCGGAATTGACTGCTCCTAAACCCCAAAATATGCATTTTAAACCAAAAGTACTCGAACAACAAAATACACATAAATTTAATCGGTCCCTCCaacagaaggaaaaaaacactTGA